The Pseudomonas sp. IAC-BECa141 genome contains the following window.
GCGCAGCCTGATCGACACCGATTTCGAAGTGTACAAAAGCGTGTTGCCGGAAGAGTTGCACGATGAAATCTGGCAATGCCAGATCCATCAGATCCGTATCGAGATCAAACCCGGCAAACAACTGGAAATCACTCCGGAGGGGATTCACTGCGACGGCTATCCGTTCAGCGGCGTGCACTTCTGGGGGCGCAACAATGTCGAGGGCGCCGAAAGCCGCCTGTACGACATTCACGAGCAGCAACTGGCATCGACCACTTACCAGGAAATCCTCGACACCACGTACTTCCTCGACCGCGACATGCGCCACTACGTGACACCGGCACGCAACACTCACTCCCACGCCATGGCGTACCGGCAGATCCTGGCGATTTCCTTCTCGCGGCCCGGGACCGCTTTCGACATTGTTCGCTAATCAGATCACCCCAATCGACGGCGTCGAATGCTCGACGCCGGTGGTGCTGCGGCGCGCGACGGCCAAGGACGCACAGCGCATGGAGCGTTTCTTCCGCCAGTTCGACGAGGTGTCGTTCTGCGAATGGCAGGACGCCAAATGCCTGCGCGGCGTGCTGATCCAGAAAACTACCACGGCCTATCTGGCCTTCGATGTCGAAGGCGAGATCGTCGGCGCGGTGCTGGGTGGCATGCTCGGCAGTCGCGGCACGATCAACCATCTGGCGGTCAGTCTGCGCTATCGCAGCCAGGGCGTCGGCCAGCGGCTGGTGGAAGCGGCGTCGGCCGACATGAAACGGGTCGGTGTGCTGCGGATGTTCCTGTTCGTCGATGATGCTAACCTCGCGGGCAAGCGTTTCTGGACGGCCCAGGGTTTTTGCGAACCTCATGGCGAGCGGACATTTGAGAGGGATCTATGAATGAAACATCCGGCAGTGCGCCGCTGATGGTCGACCGTCAGCCGTCGCGCACCTTTGCCGAAGCCAGCCCGGTGGTGGCCGGTTACTTCACCGTGTCGTTCGTGTTCGGGCTGATGGCGGTCAACGCGGGGCTGCCGCTGTGGCTGCCGGTGGCCATGTGTCTGTTCGTGTATGCCGGGGCTTCGCAATTCGCGGCGCTGGCGCTGATCAGCAGCGGGGCGTCGCTGACCACCATCGTACTGACCACGTTTCTGATCAATGCGCGGCACATGCTGATGTCGGTCTACATGGCAAAAGCCCTGCGGGCGCTGGGTCTGAGCCGCATGGAGCGCTGGTGCTACGCCGGCGGCCTGACCGATGAATCGTTTGCCTTCCACAGCGTCAAACTCGGCTCCGGTGCGCCGGTGAATATCCGCTATCTGATCGGCTTCAACCTGTTCTGCCACACCTCCTGGGTGATCGGCGGATTGCTCGGCGCCCTGTGTGCGCAGTACGCGTCGCACCTGATCAAGTACCAACTCGATTACGCGCTGACCGCGATGATGCTCTACGTGCTGGTCTCGCTGTGCAACACCCGCAACAAGCTCATCGCCGCCATGGCCGCCGTCGTCTGCATGGGCGCTCTGAGCCTGGTGGGCAGCTCGCCGTTCAACGTTTTCATCGCCACGTTTGTGGGCTGCGGAGTGGGTGTATGCCTGACCAAACGTTCCTGATTCTGGTGGTCGCGCTCATGATGGCCGTGACCTTTCTGCCTCGGGCTCTGCCGCTGCAGGTCAACACCGAGCACTGGCCGCCCTTCGTCGCCCGGGCGCTGGAATACCTGCCGGTGGCGATCGTCGCTGCGATCAGCCTGACACCCTTGTTGATCAAGGATCAGCACATACAGCTCGATCGCCCGGAATTTTATGCAGCGATTCCGACGCTGTTATGTGCGTACTTCAGCAAAAACCTCTTTCTCAGTGTGGCGGTTGGGACGGCTGCGTACATTGCGCTCGGCTCGTTCATGTAGCGGAAGATCGACCACGTCGTTCAACGCCTGGCCGGACAGGTCCGGGTTGTTCACCGCCAGGCGCACTTCGAGGAAATCCTCGAACCCGGGGAAGATCGTCAGGCCGTTTTTCTGAGCGGCCTCGCGAGAGACCATGCCGATGGCGTCCATCTGCGTGATGAGCGACAAGGTCAGCGTTTCGCTGCAGGAGTAGATCGTCCGCTGACTGTTCTCGTAATTGCCCAGCCCGGCGTCGAGAAAACGCAAAAAGCTGTGGGAATACGGACAATCTTCTGCCGGACGCACCTGAAACTTGTTGCCGAGCAACGTCAGCGGATCGTTCTCCTGACCACAGTGCGCGCCGACCACCTGCACCTGCACTTCCGGCAGGACAATGCTCGGCAAGCCCGGACGCTGCGGCCCGATCAGCACCGCCAGATCGAAATCCTCGTTCTTCAGCTTGCTGAGGTTTTCCATCGATTCGGCGTAGCTGAATTCCATCTGATAGTCGGGAAACACCTCGATCAGGCGTCCGATCAGTCGCCGGTTGAAATCCGGGTCCAGTGTAGTGTTCAACGCCACTTTCAGCGTGCGCTGTCCCGGCACCTTCAACGCTTCGACTTTCTCTTCCATCTGCCGCGTGGCAATCAGCACTCTGTCCATATAGGGCGTCAGCTCCGTGCCTTGCGGCGTCAGCGTCAGCCCCTTGTTGGATCGTCTAAACAAGCGGAAACCGAACTGCTCTTCGACCTTGTTCAACTGTGCGGCCAGGGCCTGCACGGTCAGGCACGAATGCTCGGCTGCGGCCGACAACGAGCCGGTCTGCACGATGCGCATGAGGTTGCGTAAGGTTCTGCTATCCATGGGTAATGCCCTCTGAAGTGGGCTGGGTATTGTTGTGTACGTGACGGCCTGAACGGCTCCATTTGCCGGCTATATTCCTGTACCTGAGCATAGTTGTCGCGCAATTAGTAGCGAATTGATGTCCGCGCCGATGGCTGGAGGCTGACACAGGATCGGGGTTTTTGGCGACGCGGGGGTGATTGGGGTCAAAAAAAGTGCACGACGCGAAGGAGTCGGGCACTTTTTTGTGCGGTTGGGTTACAGCGGCTGGGACAATTTCGTAAAGCCATCTCGCGCTGTTCTGCGTTGATGTCGGAAGCCTCCTATTGAAAGACAAGAACGGGCTGATTTATTAGCGCAGTACAAGTGGCTGAAATATCAGGCAGTTACTTTCGGGACTTTTTCAGTCCGAGGCCATTGGATATCCAGGCAATGCCGGCATCCGCGAAGCTAGCGAGAAGGTGCCAATGAATTTGCCTTGGAGCATGGCGTTACCTGAACAAAAGAACTGGAAGGATCATGGTTTACCGGACATTCGGGACATTGATCCCGAGTTGCTGACTTCTGCGATCAGAGAACGTCCGGGCGCCGAGAGTCTGGAGGCTGCATGGGAGCAAGTTGCCAAAGGCTTCGGACTTCATGACGGCCTCAATTCGACTGTGATTGAGACACCCATTTGCCCAGTTCTGGTGAGGCGCGAGCACTTGTTGCACATTGTGGAAAAACGTCCGAATGCTCGGGAGCGCTTCACAGACTTCGCGCAAGACACCCTGAAAAAACCGTTAGAGATCTGGAAGATTTCCTACGATGACGACTCTTTCCGGCTCTCATATATCGGTGCCTACAACACGAAATACCAGATGCTGGTCGTGATCCATATCGATCATGGCAACGTACTCTGGAACTTCATGAACTGTGAAAAAAAGGGTCTGAACAAGCATCGGCATGGAGAGCTACTGTTTCAACGTTACCGATGGTCCAAACAAAAAGGGCAGCCTTGATAGGCTGCCCTTCACGAAAAAGTTGCTTGATATTGTGCTCCCTCAAGCAGGGGAGAAGAGGTCTCACCCGAACGCTGATTTTCAGGTCATCAACGGGGTTCCTAACGCCGACTATAGCCACCTGATGGCAGTCGGTTTCGCGCTCTTGGGGCCGATTCTCGGCCACTGAATTCGATGTGTCAACCCGAGACTTCAGGGGGTAACTGGGAGCGACGTAGGTGTTTCAATTCATTACACCACCTCACAAATGAAGTACCCCGCCCCTACTTTTTCCCCTCCCGGCACGCGCCTAAATTGAGCTCCAACACCTGACCATCATCCCGAGGGCAGGTCACTGGAGTAGTCGTCATGCCATTTGTCAGCGTACGCATCACCCGCGACGGCGTTACCCGTGAGCAGAAAGCTCAGGTGATCGCCGAAATCACTGAAACCCTGGAACGCGTCCTCAACAAACGCCCGGACCTGACCCACATCGTGATCGAAGAAGTCGACACCGATAACTGGGGCTACGCCGGCATCACCACCACCGAATACCGCCGACAACTGGCGGAACGGGGTCAGTCATGACCCCGACCGTGACCATCGATTTCGTTTCCGACGTGGTGTGCCCCTGGTGCGCACTCGGGGCGACAGCGCTGGAGCAGGCGATCGGCAATCTGGCCGGCGAGATTTCGGTGGAGCTGACCTACAAGCCCTTCGAACTCAACCCGGACATGCCCGCCGAAGGTGAACCGGCCGTGCAGCACCTGATGCGCAAATACGGCCGCACCGCCGAAGACGTCGCTGCCGGCAAGAAGATGCAGATCGAACGCGGCAAGGCCATCGGTTTCGAGTTCGACCTGGAGAAACGCACGCACTTTCACAACACCTTCGACGCCCATCGCTTGCTGATGTGGGCGGCGCAGGAGGGTCGGCAAGTCGCGCTGAAAAAGATCCTGCTACGCGCTTACTTCCGCGACGGCGACAACCCCAACGATCACCCGACGCTGATTCGTCTGGCGACCGAAGCGGGGCTGGATGCGGCGAGGGCTCGCAAGGTGCTGGCCAACGACGAATTCGCCAGCGAAGTGCGCCAACTGCAGGCGTTCTACCGGCGGCACGGGATCAACTCGGTGCCCGCGCTGATCCTGAACGGCAAGCACCTGGTGTCCGGTTCGCAATCGGTCGAGTACTACGAACAAATGCTGAAACAACTGGCTATCGCCTGATTCAACACCCACTTATTGATTGAGGATTTCATCATGAGCAACTCGAAAAAAACCGTTGTTATCACCGGTGCTTCCCAAGGTCTGGGCGAAGGCATGGTCAAGGCCTTCCGTGAGCTGGGCTACAACATCGTCGCCACCTCGCGCTCGATCAAGCCGTCGAACGACCCGCAGATCCTCACCATCGCCGGCGACATCGGCGACCCGGCCACTGCTCAACGCGTGATCAGCGAAGGCGTGGCACGCTTCGGCCGCATCGACACCCTGGTCAACAACGCCGGTATCTTCGTCGCCAAACCGTTCACCGCCTACACCCCGGAAGACTACGCGGCGGTGCTGTCGGTCAACCTCAACGGCTTCTTCTACATCACCCAACTGGCCATCGCCGAGATGGAAAAACAGGGCAAGGGCCACGTGGTCAACATCACCACCAGCCTGGTCGACCATGCCATCGACGGCGTACCCTCGGTCCTCGCTTCCCTGACCAAGGGCGGCCTCAACGCCGCCACCAAATCCCTGGCCATCGAATACGCCAAACGCGGAATCCGGGTGAACGCGGTATCGCCGGGCATCATCAAAACGCCAATGCACGGCGAGGAAACCCACGCGGCACTGGGTGCGCTGCATCCGGTTGGGCACATGGGCGAGATCGACGACATTGCGCAGGCGGTGGTGTATCTCGATAACGCCAACTTTGTGACCGGTGAGATTCTGCATGTGGATGGCGGGCAGAGCGCTGGGCACTGATTGATCCGGTAACACAAAGCCCTCGCAGCGATGCGAGGGCTTTTTTGTGAGCGGCGGATTACGGATCTGGACTCAACACTTTGACCGCATCATCGACCAGCGCCTTGCTCAACTCCTGCAAATATTGCGAGGCGCAGGCGTGGAGTTCCGGGTCGTTGGCGGCAGAAGTATCCGAGGTGAGCAGTTTGGAAATATGAAGCAGATGCGAGGCGTGGGAGAGGGCGGTAACGACCGGGACGCCGGGGTTGGTGCGGAAGAGTGCGTGGTTGGACTGGAAGGAGAAATGGGTGAGGCCGAGGGTTTTCAGATCGTGGGGGTTGGTCATGGCTTCACCTACCGTTGGCTGGTTGGTGGAAGGGGCAGACTCTGGACGGATCGATGCTAATCATTTGTGAAACTCCCTGTATCAAATGAGCGCTACCACTTCGTTCTCAGGCGAAAGGGTGGCAGCTATGCGCAGGCTGAGAAACCGGAGATACAGGAACCCGGCAGACCCGAAGGTCTCCCACGCACAGCCGCCATTGCACGGAAATGCAGGCACAAAAAAACGCCGGCAAACGTGGGTCGGGGCGCTGGTGCGCCTGCATCTTACGCGGGTTCTCAGGCCCGGTCGCTGAATTGGCAGCGACGGGATTGACGGTAGCTTGAGGGAGGGGGAGAGCGCAATCGTGGCCAGGTGGTGGCGGGGAGGCCGACATAATCGCATGCAACACTTATGTTGCATGGGTAACAAATATGTTGCACGGTCGCTCTGCCGAAATAGCGCGTGATGCGCATAAGCGACATCGAGTTTCAGCGATGCAGCTAGGCCACAAGGGTGAGACTGAGTTTGTACCCCATGAGAGGAAACGTGATGTTCGAATATGCGTTGGAAGTCCACCAGGAGCCGGGCAGTGTCTGGTTGTCCTGCGCAGAAATTCCAGAGATGCTCGCCGCTGGCGACACCCTCGAGGAAGCACTCGACGGCGCCATAGATGCAATGGAAACAGCCTTATCGATCTACGTTGATGATCGCCGGTTGATTCCGACAGGTGATGCGGGAGAGCAGGAAAGTGACGCGGTATTGCGTCTGCCTGCACTGACTGCTGCGAAGGTTGGGCTCTGGAATACGCTTCTGGAGTCTGGGGTCAGCAAAGCTGAACTGGCACGACGCTTGGGTGTACAACGACCCCAGGTAGATCGATTAGTCGATTTCCTGCATCACTCCAAGATCGAGAATGTCGAGCGTGCATTGCAGCAGCTTGGGCGCCGGATTTTGCTCTCGGTTGAGGCTGCGTAGGATTGGAGAAAAGCCCCCGACAGCGATTGCTGTCGGAGGCTTTTCATTTGGCGCGGAAAACCCAAACCCCAGAAACAACAAAGCCCCTGCATTTCTGCAGGGGCTTTGTTTTGTATGGTGCCGGCACCAGGAATCGAACCCGGGACCTACTGATTACAAGTCAGTTGCTCTACCATCTGAGCTATACCGGCGTGTGGGCGACGATTATAGCGACTCGGGTGCTTCTGTAAACCCCTGAATTCAGACTATTTTTGCGCCCTCTTCGAATCACGCCCGGCGCAGGACGTTGCGCAGTTTTTGTACAGCGCGCCAGGCGCGGCTGTTTTGCATGGCTCGCAGTTCGGCTTCGGCTTGTTCGGCGCGTTGCAGGGCGGTTTCCAGTGCCGGGTTTACCGGGTGGGCGAGGTTGTGGCCTTTGCACAGCTGGAAGTTGTCGAGGTTGCACGGTGGCAGGTCGAACGCGGGTTTGAGGTTGATGTGTTCGTTGGCGAGGAAGAAGCTGTTGAGGCCGTCGAACAGGACGTTGGTGTAGCCGGCGTCGGTCACCAGGTGTTCCCAGGTGTGGTCGCGCTCCCATGGGGTTTCGATGAGGATGATCCATGGGCGGAATCGACTGAAGTCCATGCCGCGCAGGACGGTTTCTTCGTGGCCTTCGACGTCGATTTTCAGGAAGTGGATCGGCCGCTCGGCGGCGTGTTCTTCGCAGATCGAAGTCAGTGTGCGTGCGTTGACGGTGAGGCTTTGCACGTTCATGCCGAGGTTTTTGCGCTCTTGCGCAACGACCGGGTCAGCGGTGGACAGGCCAGTGTCGGGAATACCGAAAAAGGTCAGTTCGCCCGGCTGGTCGCTGGCCACGCATTGCAGCGTGGTGTCGCGGGGGCGATGCTGGCGGAGTGCGTCGTAGTAGTTCTGCATCGGTTCGACATTGATGCCCTGCCAGCCACGATCGTAAAAGGCCTTGGTGACCGAGTCGTGGATCGGGTCATTGGCGCCGACGTCGATATAAAAACCGTTTTCAAAATATTGCAGGGCGCGCCAAAGGCGAACGTCCTCGAAATTCTGTGCGTAAGAAATGAACGTCACGGTCGCTTCCTG
Protein-coding sequences here:
- a CDS encoding PBECR2 nuclease fold domain-containing protein, producing MNLPWSMALPEQKNWKDHGLPDIRDIDPELLTSAIRERPGAESLEAAWEQVAKGFGLHDGLNSTVIETPICPVLVRREHLLHIVEKRPNARERFTDFAQDTLKKPLEIWKISYDDDSFRLSYIGAYNTKYQMLVVIHIDHGNVLWNFMNCEKKGLNKHRHGELLFQRYRWSKQKGQP
- a CDS encoding 2OG-Fe dioxygenase family protein — encoded protein: MIVLTREVGESLRRDKYANVQGADFNLYGHFADFVRLTKSWENMEPDSYYGQAEAGMRYRRYSDFEYNPKTRELKQLEHRAYVQSKANNSYVGGVVRHFQDFSDEVISSPVMRSLIDTDFEVYKSVLPEELHDEIWQCQIHQIRIEIKPGKQLEITPEGIHCDGYPFSGVHFWGRNNVEGAESRLYDIHEQQLASTTYQEILDTTYFLDRDMRHYVTPARNTHSHAMAYRQILAISFSRPGTAFDIVR
- a CDS encoding AzlC family ABC transporter permease, with product MNETSGSAPLMVDRQPSRTFAEASPVVAGYFTVSFVFGLMAVNAGLPLWLPVAMCLFVYAGASQFAALALISSGASLTTIVLTTFLINARHMLMSVYMAKALRALGLSRMERWCYAGGLTDESFAFHSVKLGSGAPVNIRYLIGFNLFCHTSWVIGGLLGALCAQYASHLIKYQLDYALTAMMLYVLVSLCNTRNKLIAAMAAVVCMGALSLVGSSPFNVFIATFVGCGVGVCLTKRS
- a CDS encoding GNAT family N-acetyltransferase, which translates into the protein MERFFRQFDEVSFCEWQDAKCLRGVLIQKTTTAYLAFDVEGEIVGAVLGGMLGSRGTINHLAVSLRYRSQGVGQRLVEAASADMKRVGVLRMFLFVDDANLAGKRFWTAQGFCEPHGERTFERDL
- a CDS encoding SDR family NAD(P)-dependent oxidoreductase; its protein translation is MSNSKKTVVITGASQGLGEGMVKAFRELGYNIVATSRSIKPSNDPQILTIAGDIGDPATAQRVISEGVARFGRIDTLVNNAGIFVAKPFTAYTPEDYAAVLSVNLNGFFYITQLAIAEMEKQGKGHVVNITTSLVDHAIDGVPSVLASLTKGGLNAATKSLAIEYAKRGIRVNAVSPGIIKTPMHGEETHAALGALHPVGHMGEIDDIAQAVVYLDNANFVTGEILHVDGGQSAGH
- a CDS encoding DsbA family oxidoreductase; amino-acid sequence: MTPTVTIDFVSDVVCPWCALGATALEQAIGNLAGEISVELTYKPFELNPDMPAEGEPAVQHLMRKYGRTAEDVAAGKKMQIERGKAIGFEFDLEKRTHFHNTFDAHRLLMWAAQEGRQVALKKILLRAYFRDGDNPNDHPTLIRLATEAGLDAARARKVLANDEFASEVRQLQAFYRRHGINSVPALILNGKHLVSGSQSVEYYEQMLKQLAIA
- a CDS encoding tautomerase family protein, producing the protein MPFVSVRITRDGVTREQKAQVIAEITETLERVLNKRPDLTHIVIEEVDTDNWGYAGITTTEYRRQLAERGQS
- a CDS encoding LysR family transcriptional regulator produces the protein MDSRTLRNLMRIVQTGSLSAAAEHSCLTVQALAAQLNKVEEQFGFRLFRRSNKGLTLTPQGTELTPYMDRVLIATRQMEEKVEALKVPGQRTLKVALNTTLDPDFNRRLIGRLIEVFPDYQMEFSYAESMENLSKLKNEDFDLAVLIGPQRPGLPSIVLPEVQVQVVGAHCGQENDPLTLLGNKFQVRPAEDCPYSHSFLRFLDAGLGNYENSQRTIYSCSETLTLSLITQMDAIGMVSREAAQKNGLTIFPGFEDFLEVRLAVNNPDLSGQALNDVVDLPLHERAERNVRSRPNRHTEKEVFAEVRT
- a CDS encoding DUF3077 domain-containing protein; its protein translation is MTNPHDLKTLGLTHFSFQSNHALFRTNPGVPVVTALSHASHLLHISKLLTSDTSAANDPELHACASQYLQELSKALVDDAVKVLSPDP
- a CDS encoding FkbM family methyltransferase, translating into MTFISYAQNFEDVRLWRALQYFENGFYIDVGANDPIHDSVTKAFYDRGWQGINVEPMQNYYDALRQHRPRDTTLQCVASDQPGELTFFGIPDTGLSTADPVVAQERKNLGMNVQSLTVNARTLTSICEEHAAERPIHFLKIDVEGHEETVLRGMDFSRFRPWIILIETPWERDHTWEHLVTDAGYTNVLFDGLNSFFLANEHINLKPAFDLPPCNLDNFQLCKGHNLAHPVNPALETALQRAEQAEAELRAMQNSRAWRAVQKLRNVLRRA
- a CDS encoding AzlD domain-containing protein, with protein sequence MPDQTFLILVVALMMAVTFLPRALPLQVNTEHWPPFVARALEYLPVAIVAAISLTPLLIKDQHIQLDRPEFYAAIPTLLCAYFSKNLFLSVAVGTAAYIALGSFM
- a CDS encoding type II toxin-antitoxin system HicB family antitoxin is translated as MFEYALEVHQEPGSVWLSCAEIPEMLAAGDTLEEALDGAIDAMETALSIYVDDRRLIPTGDAGEQESDAVLRLPALTAAKVGLWNTLLESGVSKAELARRLGVQRPQVDRLVDFLHHSKIENVERALQQLGRRILLSVEAA